In Perca fluviatilis chromosome 18, GENO_Pfluv_1.0, whole genome shotgun sequence, one genomic interval encodes:
- the LOC120546190 gene encoding trans-L-3-hydroxyproline dehydratase isoform X3, translating into MRRTKTKKTSSALLIYCLWFCRSLAHSIREYLNQMELQLPPHEGEELSVVDMHTGGEPLRIIHSGYPEVKGDSVLSKRRYVREHLDHLRRVLMYEPRGHYDMYGALIVDSEVPEADLGVLFMHNEGYSTMCGHAVIALGRFAVDYKLVKEPQSPETQVNIHCPCGLVKAFVEYSDGKTGGVRFLSVPAFAFATDVKVTVERFGEVTVDISYGGAFYAFVDAQRFGLDVTKSRTRDLVDAATAVTNAVKCQVKLHHPTSDDLAFLYGTILTDGKDNYSSDPTANICVFAEAQVDRSPTGSGVTARVALQYHKGLIQLNQTRTFQSGATESQFTGKAVEVPVFFSARVRPSALSHSGDKVWRLQGCRGGSCRQSFLHRSFTLCAGAR; encoded by the exons ATGCGCAGAACAAAAACCAAAAAGACGAGTTCTGcacttcttatatactgtctatggttctgCAGAAGTTTGGCCCATAGTATCAGAGAATATCTAAACCAG ATGGAACTGCAGCTTCCACCTCATGAGGGAGAGGAGCTCTCAGTGGTTGACATGCACACAGGTGGAGAACCTTTACGGATCATCCACAGCGGCTACCCAGAGGTCAAAGGTGACAGTGTGCTGTCCAAACGTCGTTATGTCCGGGAACATCTGGATCACCTCAGGAGGGTGCTGATGTACGAGCCGCGGGGACACTACGACATGTACGGAGCCCTGATTGTGGACAGCGAGGTACCTGAGGCGGATCTGGGGGTGCTGTTCATGCACAACGAGGGGTACAGCACCATGTGTGGCCACGCAGTCATCGCACTGGGGCGCTTCGCTGTGGACTACAAACTGGTGAAAGAACCACAGTCACCAGAGACCCAAGTGAACATCCACTGTCCCTGTGGTCTGGTGAAGGCGTTTGTCGAGTACTCTGATGGTAAAACAGGAGGAGTGAGGTTTCTCAGCGTGCCAGCGTTTGCATTTGCTACAG ATGTGAAGGTGACGGTGGAAAGGTTTGGTGAAGTGACTGTTGACATCAGCTATGGAGGAGCCTTCTACGCCTTTGTAGACGCCCAGAGGTTTGGCCTCGATGTGACCAAGTCCAGGACCCGAGATCTGGTAGATGCAGCCACAGCAGTGACCAATGCTGTCAAATGTCAG GTGAAGTTGCACCACCCAACCAGTGATGATCTGGCCTTCCTCTACGGCACCATCCTCACAGATGGCAAAGATAATTACTCCTCCGATCCCACCGCCaatatctgtgtgtttgctgaAGCACAG GTGGACCGGAGCCCCACTGGTTCTGGTGTTACAGCCCGAGTGGCTCTCCAGTATCACAAAGGTCTCATCCAGCTGAACCAGACCAGGACGTTTCAGAGTGGAGCCACTGAGTCCCAGTTCACAGGGAAAGCTGTTGAGGTACCAGTTTTCTTCAGTGCCCGTGTGCGCCCCTCTGCCCTAAGTCACTCTG GAGACAAAGTGTGGAGACTTCAAGGCTGTCGTGGTGGAAGTTGCCGGCAGAGCTTTTTACACCGGAGTTTCACGCTTTGTGCAGGAGCCAGATGA
- the LOC120546190 gene encoding trans-L-3-hydroxyproline dehydratase isoform X1: MRRTKTKKTSSALLIYCLWFCRSLAHSIREYLNQLNTGDHPTGHLPVLLHLLSVQMELQLPPHEGEELSVVDMHTGGEPLRIIHSGYPEVKGDSVLSKRRYVREHLDHLRRVLMYEPRGHYDMYGALIVDSEVPEADLGVLFMHNEGYSTMCGHAVIALGRFAVDYKLVKEPQSPETQVNIHCPCGLVKAFVEYSDGKTGGVRFLSVPAFAFATDVKVTVERFGEVTVDISYGGAFYAFVDAQRFGLDVTKSRTRDLVDAATAVTNAVKCQVKLHHPTSDDLAFLYGTILTDGKDNYSSDPTANICVFAEAQVDRSPTGSGVTARVALQYHKGLIQLNQTRTFQSGATESQFTGKAVEVPVFFSARVRPSALSHSGDKVWRLQGCRGGSCRQSFLHRSFTLCAGAR; encoded by the exons ATGCGCAGAACAAAAACCAAAAAGACGAGTTCTGcacttcttatatactgtctatggttctgCAGAAGTTTGGCCCATAGTATCAGAGAATATCTAAACCAG CTTAACACAGGTGATCATCCGACTGGGCACTTACCTGTTCTCCTCCATTTGCTGTCAGTTCAG ATGGAACTGCAGCTTCCACCTCATGAGGGAGAGGAGCTCTCAGTGGTTGACATGCACACAGGTGGAGAACCTTTACGGATCATCCACAGCGGCTACCCAGAGGTCAAAGGTGACAGTGTGCTGTCCAAACGTCGTTATGTCCGGGAACATCTGGATCACCTCAGGAGGGTGCTGATGTACGAGCCGCGGGGACACTACGACATGTACGGAGCCCTGATTGTGGACAGCGAGGTACCTGAGGCGGATCTGGGGGTGCTGTTCATGCACAACGAGGGGTACAGCACCATGTGTGGCCACGCAGTCATCGCACTGGGGCGCTTCGCTGTGGACTACAAACTGGTGAAAGAACCACAGTCACCAGAGACCCAAGTGAACATCCACTGTCCCTGTGGTCTGGTGAAGGCGTTTGTCGAGTACTCTGATGGTAAAACAGGAGGAGTGAGGTTTCTCAGCGTGCCAGCGTTTGCATTTGCTACAG ATGTGAAGGTGACGGTGGAAAGGTTTGGTGAAGTGACTGTTGACATCAGCTATGGAGGAGCCTTCTACGCCTTTGTAGACGCCCAGAGGTTTGGCCTCGATGTGACCAAGTCCAGGACCCGAGATCTGGTAGATGCAGCCACAGCAGTGACCAATGCTGTCAAATGTCAG GTGAAGTTGCACCACCCAACCAGTGATGATCTGGCCTTCCTCTACGGCACCATCCTCACAGATGGCAAAGATAATTACTCCTCCGATCCCACCGCCaatatctgtgtgtttgctgaAGCACAG GTGGACCGGAGCCCCACTGGTTCTGGTGTTACAGCCCGAGTGGCTCTCCAGTATCACAAAGGTCTCATCCAGCTGAACCAGACCAGGACGTTTCAGAGTGGAGCCACTGAGTCCCAGTTCACAGGGAAAGCTGTTGAGGTACCAGTTTTCTTCAGTGCCCGTGTGCGCCCCTCTGCCCTAAGTCACTCTG GAGACAAAGTGTGGAGACTTCAAGGCTGTCGTGGTGGAAGTTGCCGGCAGAGCTTTTTACACCGGAGTTTCACGCTTTGTGCAGGAGCCAGATGA
- the LOC120546190 gene encoding trans-L-3-hydroxyproline dehydratase isoform X2 gives MRRTKTKKTSSALLIYCLWFCRSLAHSIREYLNQLNTGDHPTGHLPVLLHLLSVQMELQLPPHEGEELSVVDMHTGGEPLRIIHSGYPEVKGDSVLSKRRYVREHLDHLRRVLMYEPRGHYDMYGALIVDSEVPEADLGVLFMHNEGYSTMCGHAVIALGRFAVDYKLVKEPQSPETQVNIHCPCGLVKAFVEYSDGKTGGVRFLSVPAFAFATDVKVTVERFGEVTVDISYGGAFYAFVDAQRFGLDVTKSRTRDLVDAATAVTNAVKCQVKLHHPTSDDLAFLYGTILTDGKDNYSSDPTANICVFAEAQVDRSPTGSGVTARVALQYHKGLIQLNQTRTFQSGATESQFTGKAVEETKCGDFKAVVVEVAGRAFYTGVSRFVQEPDDKLTHGFLLK, from the exons ATGCGCAGAACAAAAACCAAAAAGACGAGTTCTGcacttcttatatactgtctatggttctgCAGAAGTTTGGCCCATAGTATCAGAGAATATCTAAACCAG CTTAACACAGGTGATCATCCGACTGGGCACTTACCTGTTCTCCTCCATTTGCTGTCAGTTCAG ATGGAACTGCAGCTTCCACCTCATGAGGGAGAGGAGCTCTCAGTGGTTGACATGCACACAGGTGGAGAACCTTTACGGATCATCCACAGCGGCTACCCAGAGGTCAAAGGTGACAGTGTGCTGTCCAAACGTCGTTATGTCCGGGAACATCTGGATCACCTCAGGAGGGTGCTGATGTACGAGCCGCGGGGACACTACGACATGTACGGAGCCCTGATTGTGGACAGCGAGGTACCTGAGGCGGATCTGGGGGTGCTGTTCATGCACAACGAGGGGTACAGCACCATGTGTGGCCACGCAGTCATCGCACTGGGGCGCTTCGCTGTGGACTACAAACTGGTGAAAGAACCACAGTCACCAGAGACCCAAGTGAACATCCACTGTCCCTGTGGTCTGGTGAAGGCGTTTGTCGAGTACTCTGATGGTAAAACAGGAGGAGTGAGGTTTCTCAGCGTGCCAGCGTTTGCATTTGCTACAG ATGTGAAGGTGACGGTGGAAAGGTTTGGTGAAGTGACTGTTGACATCAGCTATGGAGGAGCCTTCTACGCCTTTGTAGACGCCCAGAGGTTTGGCCTCGATGTGACCAAGTCCAGGACCCGAGATCTGGTAGATGCAGCCACAGCAGTGACCAATGCTGTCAAATGTCAG GTGAAGTTGCACCACCCAACCAGTGATGATCTGGCCTTCCTCTACGGCACCATCCTCACAGATGGCAAAGATAATTACTCCTCCGATCCCACCGCCaatatctgtgtgtttgctgaAGCACAG GTGGACCGGAGCCCCACTGGTTCTGGTGTTACAGCCCGAGTGGCTCTCCAGTATCACAAAGGTCTCATCCAGCTGAACCAGACCAGGACGTTTCAGAGTGGAGCCACTGAGTCCCAGTTCACAGGGAAAGCTGTTGAG GAGACAAAGTGTGGAGACTTCAAGGCTGTCGTGGTGGAAGTTGCCGGCAGAGCTTTTTACACCGGAGTTTCACGCTTTGTGCAGGAGCCAGATGACAAGCTGACTCATGGTTTTCTCCTGAAGTGA
- the LOC120546190 gene encoding trans-L-3-hydroxyproline dehydratase isoform X4, giving the protein MELQLPPHEGEELSVVDMHTGGEPLRIIHSGYPEVKGDSVLSKRRYVREHLDHLRRVLMYEPRGHYDMYGALIVDSEVPEADLGVLFMHNEGYSTMCGHAVIALGRFAVDYKLVKEPQSPETQVNIHCPCGLVKAFVEYSDGKTGGVRFLSVPAFAFATDVKVTVERFGEVTVDISYGGAFYAFVDAQRFGLDVTKSRTRDLVDAATAVTNAVKCQVKLHHPTSDDLAFLYGTILTDGKDNYSSDPTANICVFAEAQVDRSPTGSGVTARVALQYHKGLIQLNQTRTFQSGATESQFTGKAVEVPVFFSARVRPSALSHSGDKVWRLQGCRGGSCRQSFLHRSFTLCAGAR; this is encoded by the exons ATGGAACTGCAGCTTCCACCTCATGAGGGAGAGGAGCTCTCAGTGGTTGACATGCACACAGGTGGAGAACCTTTACGGATCATCCACAGCGGCTACCCAGAGGTCAAAGGTGACAGTGTGCTGTCCAAACGTCGTTATGTCCGGGAACATCTGGATCACCTCAGGAGGGTGCTGATGTACGAGCCGCGGGGACACTACGACATGTACGGAGCCCTGATTGTGGACAGCGAGGTACCTGAGGCGGATCTGGGGGTGCTGTTCATGCACAACGAGGGGTACAGCACCATGTGTGGCCACGCAGTCATCGCACTGGGGCGCTTCGCTGTGGACTACAAACTGGTGAAAGAACCACAGTCACCAGAGACCCAAGTGAACATCCACTGTCCCTGTGGTCTGGTGAAGGCGTTTGTCGAGTACTCTGATGGTAAAACAGGAGGAGTGAGGTTTCTCAGCGTGCCAGCGTTTGCATTTGCTACAG ATGTGAAGGTGACGGTGGAAAGGTTTGGTGAAGTGACTGTTGACATCAGCTATGGAGGAGCCTTCTACGCCTTTGTAGACGCCCAGAGGTTTGGCCTCGATGTGACCAAGTCCAGGACCCGAGATCTGGTAGATGCAGCCACAGCAGTGACCAATGCTGTCAAATGTCAG GTGAAGTTGCACCACCCAACCAGTGATGATCTGGCCTTCCTCTACGGCACCATCCTCACAGATGGCAAAGATAATTACTCCTCCGATCCCACCGCCaatatctgtgtgtttgctgaAGCACAG GTGGACCGGAGCCCCACTGGTTCTGGTGTTACAGCCCGAGTGGCTCTCCAGTATCACAAAGGTCTCATCCAGCTGAACCAGACCAGGACGTTTCAGAGTGGAGCCACTGAGTCCCAGTTCACAGGGAAAGCTGTTGAGGTACCAGTTTTCTTCAGTGCCCGTGTGCGCCCCTCTGCCCTAAGTCACTCTG GAGACAAAGTGTGGAGACTTCAAGGCTGTCGTGGTGGAAGTTGCCGGCAGAGCTTTTTACACCGGAGTTTCACGCTTTGTGCAGGAGCCAGATGA